A DNA window from Acidobacteriota bacterium contains the following coding sequences:
- a CDS encoding flotillin family protein, translated as MSPIITFAVVGILALIVLGAVTLFAKFYVKVEQGKALIVNKMRPEPEVTFTGMIVMPIFHKSEIMDISVKTIEIDRRGKEGLICRDNIRADIKVTFFVRVNKTRDDVVKVAQSIGCARASDPKTLEELFSAKFSEALKTVGKQLDFVDLYTKRDEFRDRIVEVIGRDLNGYVLEDAAIDYLEQTPLNSLDSNNILDAQGIRKITELTTIEHIRTNEYTNNGKKQIKKQDVEAAEAILELDRQQADATAKQRREIETVIAREQAEIQKVQSEERLKSELARIKADEEIAINEQNKQRQVEVAQKNRERVIVVETERVKREQAVEAIAREREVELQRISKEKDLEEQRKAIAEVTCERIAVDKTVAEQEEVIKALRVVEEAKRIREAAVITAEGEAQEKLIKDLKAAEGAEMASKFKVKEKLAFAEAEYEIADKQAKARLRMAEGVQAEAAAAGLAQVKVKDAEAQVLEKYGLAEAKVMREKGAAEAQVIRDKGTTEAEIKLGIGTTEAQNLRNKGLAEAEVTRQRYESEATGIAQKAEAMKVLDEASRTHEEFRLRLENERILELQALQAQQAIAEAQAKVLAAALQNAKIDIVGGDALFSQRILNGITLGKTIDGVVNRSETAQGLVSSVQTMLENERGLPVNLKDLTLAGILTYLLSNGIDDGKKARLQELLEAAKDLGVDNLKVG; from the coding sequence ATGAGTCCCATTATTACGTTTGCCGTCGTTGGTATTTTGGCGCTGATTGTTCTTGGCGCCGTGACGCTCTTTGCCAAGTTTTATGTCAAAGTTGAGCAAGGCAAAGCCCTCATCGTCAACAAAATGCGGCCCGAACCAGAAGTGACCTTCACCGGGATGATCGTGATGCCGATTTTTCACAAGTCGGAAATTATGGATATTTCAGTAAAGACGATTGAAATTGACCGCCGGGGCAAGGAGGGGTTGATTTGTCGAGACAACATCCGGGCTGATATCAAGGTAACCTTCTTTGTGCGGGTCAACAAAACTCGCGATGACGTGGTCAAGGTGGCGCAGTCCATTGGCTGCGCACGCGCTTCGGATCCAAAAACACTTGAAGAACTCTTTAGCGCCAAGTTTTCCGAAGCCCTCAAAACCGTGGGGAAGCAACTGGATTTTGTGGACCTCTATACCAAGCGCGATGAATTCCGGGATCGAATTGTCGAAGTCATTGGCCGCGACCTCAATGGCTATGTCCTCGAAGATGCCGCAATTGATTATTTAGAACAAACACCGCTCAACTCGCTTGACAGCAACAACATCCTTGATGCCCAGGGCATTCGCAAAATCACCGAACTGACCACGATTGAGCACATTCGGACCAACGAATATACCAACAATGGCAAGAAACAGATTAAGAAACAGGATGTCGAAGCAGCCGAAGCCATTTTGGAACTTGACCGGCAGCAGGCCGATGCCACCGCCAAGCAACGGCGCGAAATCGAAACCGTGATTGCCCGCGAACAGGCCGAGATTCAAAAAGTACAGTCCGAAGAACGCCTCAAATCGGAACTGGCCCGGATCAAAGCTGATGAGGAAATTGCCATCAACGAGCAAAACAAACAGCGCCAGGTGGAAGTCGCCCAAAAGAACCGCGAACGCGTCATCGTGGTTGAAACCGAACGCGTCAAACGCGAACAGGCCGTTGAAGCCATTGCCCGTGAACGGGAAGTCGAATTGCAACGCATTTCCAAGGAAAAAGACCTCGAAGAACAGCGCAAGGCCATTGCCGAAGTCACCTGTGAACGCATTGCGGTTGATAAAACCGTGGCCGAGCAGGAAGAAGTCATCAAGGCATTGCGGGTGGTCGAAGAGGCCAAACGCATCCGGGAAGCCGCTGTGATTACCGCCGAAGGCGAGGCCCAGGAAAAATTGATCAAAGACCTCAAGGCGGCGGAAGGCGCTGAAATGGCTTCAAAATTCAAAGTGAAAGAAAAACTTGCCTTTGCCGAAGCCGAATATGAAATTGCTGACAAACAAGCCAAGGCCCGGCTCCGAATGGCCGAAGGAGTTCAGGCCGAAGCTGCCGCCGCTGGTCTGGCTCAGGTTAAGGTCAAAGACGCCGAAGCTCAGGTGCTTGAAAAATATGGTCTGGCTGAAGCCAAAGTGATGCGTGAAAAAGGCGCGGCTGAAGCCCAGGTGATTCGGGACAAAGGCACGACCGAAGCCGAAATCAAGCTTGGAATTGGCACGACTGAAGCCCAAAACCTGCGCAACAAAGGGTTGGCTGAAGCCGAAGTCACCCGACAGCGATATGAATCGGAAGCCACCGGGATTGCCCAGAAAGCCGAAGCGATGAAGGTGCTCGACGAAGCCAGCCGGACCCACGAAGAATTCAGATTGCGGCTTGAAAACGAACGCATCCTTGAGCTTCAAGCATTACAGGCCCAACAGGCAATTGCCGAAGCCCAGGCCAAAGTTCTGGCTGCCGCGCTCCAAAACGCCAAAATTGACATTGTGGGTGGCGATGCTTTGTTTTCGCAGCGGATCTTGAACGGCATCACGCTCGGGAAAACGATTGACGGTGTGGTGAACCGGAGCGAAACCGCTCAGGGGCTGGTCAGTTCCGTCCAAACAATGCTTGAAAACGAGCGGGGCTTGCCGGTCAATCTCAAAGACCTGACACTGGCGGGAATTTTGACCTATCTGTTGTCAAATGGAATTGACGACGGCAAGAAAGCCAGGCTTCAGGAGTTGCTTGAGGCCGCAAAGGACCTGGGCGTTGATAATTTGAAAGTTGGATGA
- a CDS encoding TIGR00341 family protein, producing MSPQYFDRMYSFSVRFFEISESERNEVYREVRDSYQLRPSYLMMLVLACLVAILGLLANSPAVVIGAMLISPLMSPFLSAGLALAIGDWELGKAAMRTILLSVIAAILISALAVAISPLKEPTSEILARTNPNLLDLGIAFFSGCAGTYTLVSRKGLTAIPGVAIATAVMPPLCVVGFGVFQLDAHIVFGALSLFVTNLAAIIVSAAILFFLASFRISEINDEKPHWSVSTRLIVSVVILGLLAIPLALALITAAENSRLRRNVGLALTQQLKPEESRTRLVGGWSVQRIENRGLVVEATIRTLNYFSRSEVEALTRALEQKLGEPVDLQLDQIQVRKGGLAPEVTPKPVEPKLLPVTDPVYFSRLSQDFLPAVQLGLTTLNARLDQYFLVTDQKGVTRIEIIAGVETFPLPEVVDASRRAVIAKLESDALVRQPPPGIWFYFVPKNPFELTVRIQKGQLIVDLDQLTLLRKTLTGFLDQTPRPRIRVRFADRVQLTTELKTGVENQILKQLGLPPTLEGSFNPEWPEPKTVAPIEILVSEIDDTLS from the coding sequence ATGTCACCCCAATACTTTGACCGGATGTATTCTTTTTCAGTCAGGTTCTTTGAAATATCAGAATCAGAGCGCAACGAAGTCTATCGAGAAGTTCGGGACAGTTACCAGTTGCGGCCATCCTATTTGATGATGCTGGTTCTGGCCTGTTTGGTGGCGATATTGGGCCTTTTAGCCAACAGTCCGGCTGTGGTGATTGGTGCTATGCTCATTTCCCCGCTGATGAGCCCCTTTCTTTCCGCCGGACTGGCACTGGCGATTGGTGATTGGGAATTGGGGAAGGCTGCGATGCGGACCATTTTGCTGAGTGTCATCGCGGCTATTTTGATCTCAGCCCTCGCTGTCGCTATTTCACCATTGAAAGAACCTACTTCCGAAATTCTGGCTCGGACGAACCCGAATTTACTGGACCTGGGAATTGCTTTTTTCTCAGGATGTGCCGGGACATATACCCTGGTTTCCCGCAAAGGCTTGACTGCTATTCCGGGGGTTGCCATTGCAACAGCCGTCATGCCCCCACTCTGCGTCGTGGGATTTGGGGTATTTCAACTGGACGCGCACATCGTATTTGGAGCGTTGTCGTTATTTGTTACAAATCTGGCGGCCATCATCGTCAGTGCGGCCATATTGTTTTTTCTGGCTTCATTTCGGATTTCGGAGATCAACGATGAAAAACCTCACTGGTCAGTTTCAACCCGATTGATTGTATCGGTTGTCATTCTTGGATTGCTGGCGATTCCACTGGCGCTTGCTCTGATCACAGCGGCTGAGAATTCAAGGTTGCGCAGAAACGTTGGGCTTGCCCTGACACAACAACTCAAACCTGAGGAATCTCGAACCCGACTGGTTGGGGGATGGTCGGTGCAGCGAATTGAAAACCGCGGACTGGTGGTGGAGGCCACAATTCGGACATTAAATTACTTTAGCCGATCTGAAGTTGAGGCTTTGACCAGAGCTTTAGAGCAAAAGCTGGGGGAACCGGTTGATTTGCAATTAGATCAGATTCAGGTTCGGAAAGGTGGATTGGCCCCTGAAGTAACGCCGAAACCAGTTGAACCTAAACTTCTGCCGGTGACGGATCCCGTCTATTTTTCCAGGCTGTCACAAGATTTTCTGCCGGCGGTCCAACTTGGTCTAACAACTTTAAATGCCAGGTTAGATCAGTATTTTCTGGTCACGGATCAAAAAGGGGTAACGCGGATCGAAATTATTGCCGGAGTTGAGACATTCCCTCTGCCGGAGGTTGTGGATGCCAGTCGCCGAGCAGTTATTGCCAAACTCGAAAGTGATGCCCTCGTCCGGCAGCCACCACCAGGGATTTGGTTTTATTTTGTTCCAAAGAATCCTTTTGAGCTGACAGTCAGGATTCAGAAAGGACAGCTCATCGTTGATTTAGACCAACTCACGCTGCTGAGAAAAACCCTCACAGGTTTTTTGGACCAAACCCCAAGACCCAGGATCCGGGTCCGGTTTGCTGACAGGGTTCAGCTTACCACCGAACTCAAAACAGGGGTGGAAAACCAGATTTTGAAGCAACTTGGTTTGCCGCCAACTCTGGAAGGTTCCTTCAACCCTGAGTGGCCGGAACCAAAAACTGTTGCTCCAATTGAGATTCTGGTATCTGAAATTGATGATACACTTTCGTAA
- a CDS encoding DUF1449 family protein, with translation MAEFLDAVLAYPTVIFSALLSVVCLYWLFVVVGAIGIDVLDLEVDADVDVDVDVDVDVDVDVDVDVDVDAGDIDGPDGDGHEFLNDFLNFLGIGTVPLTISLSIFLLLAWTISLLAQPFQKALTNWGIPGWVTGTSVGFASLVIAGLAGGVILRPFRKFFKAHLAQENTSLIGKLCTVTTLRVDSKFGQAEVDTTGGVLIQVRCAEDNRLSRGSRALIIDYCAKDEVFHISPLDDTLAKVMSGVGTSTHHPSEGSSEPDAPTRRTRHKEEAQ, from the coding sequence ATGGCAGAGTTTCTGGACGCTGTGCTGGCCTATCCCACGGTGATTTTCAGCGCGCTTTTGTCGGTGGTTTGCCTCTACTGGCTGTTTGTGGTGGTTGGGGCTATCGGTATTGACGTCCTTGATCTGGAAGTGGATGCAGACGTGGATGTGGACGTGGATGTGGACGTGGATGTGGACGTGGATGTGGACGTGGATGTGGACGTGGATGCCGGAGACATTGACGGTCCAGATGGCGATGGCCACGAATTTCTGAATGATTTTCTCAATTTTCTAGGAATTGGAACCGTTCCACTCACCATCTCGCTGAGCATTTTTTTGCTTCTGGCCTGGACCATCTCGCTGCTGGCCCAACCATTCCAAAAAGCGCTTACCAACTGGGGGATTCCAGGGTGGGTCACTGGGACCAGTGTCGGGTTCGCTTCGCTTGTGATTGCGGGATTGGCTGGCGGCGTTATACTGCGACCGTTTCGAAAATTCTTTAAAGCGCATCTGGCCCAGGAAAATACGTCGCTGATTGGAAAACTCTGCACCGTCACCACGCTTCGGGTGGATTCCAAATTTGGTCAAGCTGAAGTGGATACCACGGGCGGTGTTTTGATCCAGGTCCGATGCGCTGAGGACAACCGACTCTCACGTGGTTCACGTGCCCTCATTATTGACTATTGCGCAAAAGACGAAGTTTTTCACATTTCTCCGCTGGATGACACGCTGGCGAAAGTGATGAGCGGTGTTGGCACATCCACTCATCATCCATCAGAAGGTTCATCGGAGCCCGACGCTCCAACCAGGCGGACTCGACACAAGGAGGAGGCCCAATGA